A single window of Fischerella sp. PCC 9605 DNA harbors:
- the tgt gene encoding tRNA guanosine(34) transglycosylase Tgt, which yields MSANFSFQCLASCSQTKARAGVFFTPHGPVETPRFMPVGTLATVKTLTPAQLKETGAQMVLSNTYHLHLQPGEAIVAGGGGLHKFMGWDGPMLTDSGGFQVFSLSEMRKISEEGVTFRSPHDGQIIKLTPEKSIEIQNTLGADVIMAFDECPPATASRQEVEAATERTYRWLLRCKSAHQRPEEQALFGIVQGGVYLDLRCQAVETLANLDLPGYAIGGVSVGEEPELIHKIVQATAPLLPHHKPRYLMGVGTYQEMVIAIASGVDLFDCVIPTRWARHGTAMVQGDRWNLKNAKFREDFTPLDETCPCYTCQNFTRAYISHLVRSQEILAYTLLSIHNITELIRFTQRIREAILNDTFVAEFGKWLTPDLKGIGDRG from the coding sequence TTGAGCGCAAATTTTTCTTTTCAATGTCTTGCTTCCTGTAGCCAGACAAAAGCACGGGCTGGAGTGTTCTTCACTCCTCACGGCCCGGTTGAAACTCCTCGTTTTATGCCGGTGGGGACACTGGCAACTGTCAAAACCCTCACCCCTGCCCAACTCAAAGAAACAGGGGCGCAAATGGTGCTATCCAATACCTATCACCTGCACTTGCAACCAGGGGAAGCAATTGTGGCTGGAGGGGGAGGACTGCACAAATTTATGGGCTGGGACGGGCCGATGCTCACCGATTCTGGTGGGTTTCAGGTCTTCAGTCTCAGTGAAATGCGTAAAATATCTGAAGAAGGTGTGACGTTTCGCTCACCACATGACGGTCAAATTATTAAGTTGACGCCAGAAAAGTCCATCGAAATTCAGAATACACTAGGGGCGGATGTGATTATGGCCTTTGATGAATGTCCGCCTGCTACAGCTAGCCGCCAAGAGGTGGAAGCAGCCACAGAACGCACTTATCGATGGCTTTTACGCTGTAAGTCTGCCCATCAACGCCCTGAGGAGCAAGCGTTGTTTGGTATCGTCCAGGGTGGAGTGTATCTGGATTTGCGTTGTCAGGCGGTGGAAACGTTGGCAAATTTGGATCTACCGGGATATGCCATTGGTGGCGTGAGTGTGGGTGAAGAACCAGAACTGATTCATAAGATTGTGCAGGCGACAGCACCATTACTACCACACCATAAGCCGCGTTATTTGATGGGTGTAGGTACTTATCAGGAAATGGTAATTGCGATCGCTTCTGGTGTAGATTTATTTGACTGCGTGATTCCTACTCGCTGGGCTAGACACGGTACGGCTATGGTGCAGGGCGATCGCTGGAATTTAAAAAATGCTAAGTTTCGTGAAGATTTTACGCCTTTAGATGAAACTTGTCCTTGCTACACTTGTCAAAACTTCACCCGTGCTTACATCTCTCATTTAGTGCGATCGCAAGAAATTTTGGCGTATACCTTATTGAGCATTCACAATATCACCGAATTGATTCGCTTTACTCAAAGGATACGAGAGGCAATATTAAACGATACCTTTGTTGCAGAGTTTGGTAAGTGGCTGACTCCAGATTTAAAGGGGATAGGGGATAGGGGATAG